The Gemmatimonadota bacterium genome includes the window AAGAGCCGGTTTGGATCGCGGGGGTCGACGACGATTTGGGGAATTTGCTGGCCGTCGCGGAGTCCGAGGTGCTGCCAGGTCCGCCCGGCATCAGCGGACCGGTAAATCCCGTTGCCGGTGGACAGATCGGGCCGCTGGAGTCCTTCGCCGCTCCCGACGTAGATGATATCCGGATTGGACGGCGCGATCGCGATCGCCCCGATCGACCCCGTGGACTGCTCATCGAAGATCGGACTCCAGGTCCGCCCGAAATCGGTGGTCTTCCACACCCCGCCATTGACCACGCCGATATAAAACAGGTTGGGTTTTCCGGGAACCCCGACCGCCGCCTTGGTCCGGCCGGCCCGGTGGGGTCCGATGTCCCGCCAGGTCAGTCCGTCGAGTAGCCGGGGTTCAAACCCTTGCGCGGCGGCCGCCGCGTTCAAGCCGAGGACCAACCCGAGTGCCAACCGGAGGCGAACGAACATAGGAGCCCCTTGATCTCTGACTGTGATACTCGCAACCTAACGAGCAGTGCCGCCCCACCCAAAACGGCCGAGTGCCGAGCCCATCATTCACCGCCGAAGAGCCGACGCAGATCCTGCTTGACCACCTTTCCCATCGCGTTCCGCGGCAATTCCTCCACGAACCGGATGTCCTTCGGCACCTTGTAGAGCGCCAGGCGTTCCTTGAGCCAACTCCGGAACGGCCCCGCCGCGAGTTCGGATCCTGGGGCCGGTACCACTGCGGCCGCGATCCGTTGGCCCAAGTCGGGATCGGGCAGTGCCACCACGGCACAGTCGGTGACGTCTGGGTGCTCGCGGGCCAACTCCTCGATCTCGAGCGCCGAAATCTTGTAGCCGGCCGATTTGATGATGTCGGTGCTCTCGCGGCCCAAAATCCGGTAGTAACCGGCCTCGATCAGCGCCACGTCACCGGTGCCGAACCAGCCATCCTTGAAACTCCGGGCGGTGTCGTCGGGCCGGCCCCAGTACTCGTGGAACACTTGGGGCCCGCGGACCTCGATCTGGCCCGGTTGCCCCGCCAAAACGGGGGCGCCGGTTTCGTCGGTCAGCCGGATCTCCACGTTAGGTAGGGGCTGTCCGACGGTGCCGGCCCGGCGCTCCCCGTGGAGGGGATTGGACAGCGCCATGCCGATTTCCGTCATCCCATACCGCTCGAGGAGGCGGTGACCGGTGATGCCCTCCCAGCGGATCAGCACCCCCACCGGAAGCGCGGCCGAGCCGGACATCATCAGCCGAAGACCGCGGGCTCCAGCAGACCAACGGGCCCGGGTCGGGGGGTCGGCCGCGTCCCACGCGGCGATCAGCCGGTTGTAAATCGTCGGGACCGCCGTGAAGACGGTTATCTCGCCCGAGGCCAAGCGATCCCAGGCCCGGATCGGTTCAAAGGGATCGAGGAACTCGACGCTGGCCCCCACCCACAACGCCGAGGAGAGGGCGTTGATGATGCCGTGAATATGGTGCAGCGGCAGGACATGAAGGCTCCGGTCGCTGGCGGTCCATCCCCAGGCGTCCACCAAGGTTTCGATCTGGGCTGCCAGCGCCCCGCGGGAGGTCACCACGCCTTTGGGCCGTCCCGTCGTTCCGCTGGTGTACACGATGAGGGCTCGGGCTCGGCACTCGGCACTCGGGGCTCGGCACTCGGCGAGGGGTGCTTCGGGTTGGAGCAATTGGTCGGTGGTGAGGAACGGGATCCGGCGGGCTTCGGCCAGGGGGCGTAGGCGGTCAGAGAGGGCCGGGGATGCGATGGCCAAGCCGGCCCCGCTGTCGTCGAGGATGTACTCGAGCTCGCGGGCCGGATGCGAGAGGGCCAGTGGCACGGCGATCGCGCCGGCCCCCCAAATCGCCTGCTGCACCGCCACGTGAATGAACCCCGGCGGCACCAGGAAGACTACTCGGGCTTCGCCCCCGCCGAGTGCCGAGTGCCGAGCGCCGAGCGCCGAGCGCCGAGCCAATTCGGCATAGGTATGGCTGACGCCGTCCTGGTAGATGGCGGCGCGGGTGCCGAACCGGGCAAGGTCGATCATGGGGGAAAGGTCGGGGGCCGGGGAATGGCCCGCAAGGACTCTTGCGGGCTGGTCCGAGTGAGGACATTGAGGTCACACGAATCCAACCCCGGTGGTTCTCTACGGCGAGCACGTTCAGCTCGAGCCGCTCGACCATCGCCACATCGACGATTTGCTGGACGCCGCGCAAAACGACGACATCTGGCGATACATGCCGGTGCCGCGACCCGCCACGCGGGTTGTTGTGGAGCAATTGATCGACAAAGCCTGGAAGGCCGCCTCCGAAGGCCTCGAGATTCCGTTCACGACCATCGATGATAAATCCGATCGGGCAGTCGGTTCGACGCGGTACCTCGACATTCACCGGTCGGATCGAATCCTGGAGATCGGGTGGACCTGGCTCGGCGTCGGTGCCCAACGGACCCCGATCAATACTGAGTGCAAGCTGTTGCTGCTCCGGCATGCTTTTGACCACTTGGGGGCCTTGCGGGTCCAGCTCAAGACCGATGGTCGGAATACCAGGTCGCAGCAGGCCATCGAACGCCTGGGCGCCGTCAAGGAGGGTGTGCTTCGGCGGAACCGGCTGATGTGGGACGGGGTCCGCCGCGACACGGTGTACTCCAGCATCCTGGATGACGAATGGCCCGCCGTGAAGACCCGTCTCGAAGGGTTCCTTGCTCGCTGAAGTTGCCGGGGCGCTCCGTTCGGCAGGGCAGGTCGCGGTACTGACCGGGGCCGGAGTATCGGCGGAAAGCGGGATCCCCACCTTTCGCGACACGATGACCGGTCCCTGGGCCGACTACCGGCCCGAGGACCTCGCCACCCCCCGGGGGGTTCGGCGCAATCCCGATTTGGTCTGGAGCTGGTACCGAATGCGCCGTTCGGCGGCGGCGGCCGCTCGGCCTACCGCCGGCCA containing:
- a CDS encoding long-chain fatty acid--CoA ligase gives rise to the protein MIDLARFGTRAAIYQDGVSHTYAELARRSALGARHSALGGGEARVVFLVPPGFIHVAVQQAIWGAGAIAVPLALSHPARELEYILDDSGAGLAIASPALSDRLRPLAEARRIPFLTTDQLLQPEAPLAECRAPSAECRARALIVYTSGTTGRPKGVVTSRGALAAQIETLVDAWGWTASDRSLHVLPLHHIHGIINALSSALWVGASVEFLDPFEPIRAWDRLASGEITVFTAVPTIYNRLIAAWDAADPPTRARWSAGARGLRLMMSGSAALPVGVLIRWEGITGHRLLERYGMTEIGMALSNPLHGERRAGTVGQPLPNVEIRLTDETGAPVLAGQPGQIEVRGPQVFHEYWGRPDDTARSFKDGWFGTGDVALIEAGYYRILGRESTDIIKSAGYKISALEIEELAREHPDVTDCAVVALPDPDLGQRIAAAVVPAPGSELAAGPFRSWLKERLALYKVPKDIRFVEELPRNAMGKVVKQDLRRLFGGE
- a CDS encoding N-acetyltransferase — translated: MVLYGEHVQLEPLDHRHIDDLLDAAQNDDIWRYMPVPRPATRVVVEQLIDKAWKAASEGLEIPFTTIDDKSDRAVGSTRYLDIHRSDRILEIGWTWLGVGAQRTPINTECKLLLLRHAFDHLGALRVQLKTDGRNTRSQQAIERLGAVKEGVLRRNRLMWDGVRRDTVYSSILDDEWPAVKTRLEGFLAR